Proteins encoded by one window of Anopheles maculipalpis chromosome 2RL, idAnoMacuDA_375_x, whole genome shotgun sequence:
- the LOC126568048 gene encoding sorting nexin lst-4, with product MTRVKVLYDFNGEPNSSEISISVDEVLTVTNTDVGEGWWEGMNSRGQRGLFPAAYVETIPEAPSLPSGPPKMPPPPAVMVAQSTGVSKSGSQQALGNRYDQTADDWGEQQDDWDDDWDDDNDTYSEIGPGSSAAGRSNGQTQSYHQQQQQQPSATSSYYANANLPAPPASDGDTMSLASVATTVGRSRGAGTGKIFTKSGDNYLIGMPVPDVSEADRVHVLLMEHGIVWKPMRDSYTVSVDSPKKEKKFNGLKSFIAYQLTPSFNNIPVARRYKHFDWLHERLVEKFCLIPIPPLPDKQISGRYDEEFVEHRRVQLQEFVDWMCRHPVLSTCGVWMHFLTCTDEKKWKTGKRTAEKDPLVGTMFCASVFPPEKTLLQSLVEPQVESAGQFVPQMDAAVKTLFAICGDQSKKFQVQWKKEYQRIGEGFSEMARALAIDERRAATQLSLSSSVGQAAGVFINIGQLFGEQPKHDFIPFSDRLHIYRGLLAGWPDTLGEYRNAVQKRKDCERLTAEQKMENGQMQEVNRRVDVMSYALLAEMSHFRAERDTHLKDTIRHFIGAQIEFYKSIVQKLEQAQTHF from the coding sequence ATGACGCGCGTAAAAGTCCTGTACGATTTCAATGGCGAACCAAACTCATCGGAGATCTCGATCTCGGTGGACGAAGTGCTAACCGTCACAAACACGGACGTCGGTGAAGGATGGTGGGAGGGTATGAATTCTCGTGGCCAGCGTGGTCTCTTTCCTGCCGCGTACGTAGAAACGATACCGGAGGCACCGTCGTTACCGTCCGGACCTCCGAaaatgccaccaccaccagccgtTATGGTGGCTCAATCGACCGGTGTATCGAAGTCCGGCTCACAGCAAGCACTCGGCAATCGGTACGATCAGACAGCGGACGATTGGGGTGAACAGCAGGACGATTGGGACGACGATTGGGATGACGATAATGATACGTATTCGGAAATTGGGCCCGGTTCGAGTGCGGCCGGAAGATCGAATGGTCAGACGCAGTCctaccatcagcagcagcagcagcagccgagtGCAACTTCAAGTTACTACGCCAACGCTAACTTGCCCGCACCGCCAGCTTCCGACGGGGACACTATGTCGCTAGCGTCGGTTGCGACCACCGTCGGTCGTTCGCGTGGCGCCGGAACGGGGAAGATTTTTACCAAATCCGGCGATAACTATCTGATCGGGATGCCCGTGCCGGATGTATCGGAAGCGGACCGGGTGCACGTGCTGCTGATGGAGCACGGGATCGTGTGGAAACCGATGCGCGATTCGTACACCGTGTCGGTTGATTCGcccaagaaggagaaaaagtttAACGGCCTAAAAAGTTTCATCGCTTACCAGTTGACGCCCTCGTTCAACAATATTCCGGTGGCGCGCCGGTATAAGCATTTCGATTGGCTGCACGAGCGGTTGGTCGAGAAGTTTTGTCTGATACCGATACCACCACTGCCGGACAAGCAGATATCGGGCCGGTACGATGAGGAGTTTGTCGAGCATCGGCGCGTACAGCTGCAGGAGTTTGTCGACTGGATGTGCCGACATCCGGTACTCTCGACGTGTGGCGTTTGGATGCATTTCCTAACCTGTACCGatgaaaagaaatggaaaacgggCAAACGGACGGCCGAGAAAGATCCTCTAGTCGGTACGATGTTCTGTGCGTCCGTTTTCCCACCAGAAAAGACACTACTGCAATCGTTGGTGGAACCGCAGGTAGAATCAGCCGGTCAGTTTGTACCGCAGATGGATGCCGCCGTTAAGACACTGTTCGCAATCTGTGGCGATCAGTCGAAAAAGTTCCAGGTACAATGGAAAAAGGAGTATCAACGTATCGGGGAAGGATTCTCCGAGATGGCCCGAGCACTGGCGATCGATGAACGACGTGCCGCCACACAGCTTAGCCTGTCAAGTTCGGTCGGCCAAGCGGCGGGAGTATTTATCAACATCGGACAACTGTTTGGCGAACAGCCAAAGCATGACTTTATACCATTTTCGGATCGGCTACACATTTACCGTGGATTGTTGGCCGGATGGCCCGATACGCTTGGGGAGTATCGGAACGCAGTTCAAAAGCGTAAAGACTGTGAGCGTCTAACGGCAGAGCAGAAGATGGAGAATGGGCAGATGCAGGAGGTGAATCGGCGTGTGGATGTAATGTCGTACGCACTGTTGGCCGAGATGTCTCACTTCCGGGCGGAACGGGACACCCATCTAAAGGACACGATACGCCACTTTATCGGGGCGCAGATAGAGTTTTACAAATCGATCGTGCAGAAGCTGGAACAGGCGCAAACACACTTTTAA
- the LOC126567916 gene encoding alpha-N-acetylglucosaminidase, with protein MKTVLVVIFARLVIGYGVETEDYAAHILRHVKPQVSEKTQEQAALEVIARILPEQQAQQFRVRVDSTMERNSFHVFKGEEASDPTVVQITASSGVAATKAFYHYLRYWCRVLVAWEGSQLNLPPEFPTVNVSVKAPSSIVYYQNVCTWSYTFTWWSWPQWRKHIDWMALQGITLSLAPFQEDLWTEVYLHYNLTRAQIDDHLSGPGFFAWQRMGNIRGWGGPLTTNFTQFARTLQLRTVSEMRRLGMAVALPAFAGHLPVQFRTLYPNVSFANVSVWNNFPPQYASPLFLDPTESLFAEIGSRFLQRAIATYGTDHVYFSDPFNEINPAQTGGRYLSSVSEAIYSTMTQVDPDAIWLLQGWMFVKNPFWSDRAIRSFLSAVPLGRMLVLDLQSEQYPQYVRTASYAGQPFIWCMLSNFGGTLGMLGSVENVHRGIREARSNGSYTLLGTGITPEGINQNYALYEFALEMGWNDELDSTGKWFDEYAEARYWNDTGDGLEKAQQAWNIFRCTVYAFEGLELMRGKYTFNRRPSSKIKPWVWYNVSTFNQGVDLLLSFAEESSCNQLCQYDIVDVTRQCLQNVADALYITLMDNFKKRNIMLFRKHSLLFQQLLADLDQLLLTNKRFLLGPWLESAKSFGETNLERHKYEYNARIQITLWGPQGQIVDYANKQWAGMVQVFFLARWRVFFNELDQALVSNGTINDLKIREKIFRTVELPFVTDRKRYATQPVGNPLGIARILYERWTKIVPTLKEVPVNPARRKSEKRRRNKWFD; from the exons ATGAAGACAGTTTTGGTGGTGATATTCGCACGATTGGTGATAGGATATGGCGTTGAAACAGAGGACTACGCCGCACACATTTTGCGGCACGTGAAACCCCAAGTGTCGGAGAAAACACAGGAACAAGCAGCACTGGAAGTTATTGCACGGATCTTGCCCGAACAGCAGGCGCAACAGTTTCGTGTACGAGTCGATAGTACGATGGAAAGAAATTCGTTTCAT GTGTTTAAAGGTGAAGAAGCCTCGGATCCTACCGTAGTACAGATCACAGCATCTAGTGGCGTTGCAGCTACAAAAGCATTCTACCATTATCTGCGATACTGGTGCCGCGTGTTGGTGGCTTGGGAAGGTAGTCAGTTGAATCTGCCACCTGAATTTCCAACGGTTAATGTGAGCGTTAAGGCACCAAGCAG TATCGTGTACTATCAGAACGTGTGTACCTGGTCCTACACCTTCACCTGGTGGAGTTGGCCACAATGGCGCAAACACATCGACTGGATGGCGCTCCAGGGCATAACGCTCAGCTTAGCCCCATTCCAGGAGGATCTCTGGACCGAGGTATATCTCCACTACAATCTCACCCGCGCCCAGATCGATGATCATCTTTCCGGACCCGGATTCTTTGCCTGGCAGCGGATGGGCAACATCCGTGGTTGGGGTGGACCATTAACCACGAACTTCACCCAATTTGCTCGCACCCTGCAACTGCGCACAGTATCCGAAATGCGTCGACTTGGGATGGCTGTAGCATTGCCAGCTTTCGCTGGACATTTACCCGTACAGTTCCGTACGCTGTACCCTAACGTATCATTCGCCAACGTTTCCGTGTGGAATAACTTCCCGCCGCAGTACGCTAGTCCGCTGTTTCTTGATCCCACCGAGTCACTGTTCGCGGAGATTGGATCACGTTTTCTGCAGCGTGCCATCGCTACGTACGGTACCGATCATGTGTACTTTAGTGATCCGTTTAACGAAATTAATCCCGCTCAAACGGGTGGCCGGTACTTGTCGAGTGTGTCCGAGGCAATTTACAGCACAATGACACAAGTCGATCCGGACGCTATCTGGCTGCTGCAGGGCTGGATGTTTGTGAAGAATCCGTTCTGGAGTGATCGTGCTATCAGGTCGTTCCTGTCGGCTGTTCCGCTTGGTCGGATGCTTGTGCTGGATTTACAGTCGGAACAGTATCCTCAGTACGTGCGGACTGCGTCGTACGCTGGACAACCGTTTATCTGGTGCATGTTGAGCAACTTTGGAGGAACTCTCGGGATGCTTGGTTCGGTTGAGAATGTTCATCGAGGTATTCGGGAGGCAAGAAGTAATGGGTCGTACACACTGCTCGGTACAGGGATCACACCCGAAGGAATCAATCAAAACTATGCACTGTACGAGTTTGCCCTTGAGATGGGATGGAATGATGAGCTGGACAGCACGGGGAAATGGTTCGACGAGTATGCTGAGGCTCGCTATTGGAATGATACTGGAGATGGGTTGGAAAAAGCACAACAAGCGTGGAACATCTTCCGTTGTACGGTGTATGCGTTCGAGGGTTTGGAGCTTATGCGTGGAAAGTACACCTTTAACCGTCGTCCAAGCTCTAAAATCAAACCTTGG GTATGGTACAACGTGTCCACCTTCAATCAAGGAGTGGATCTACTCTTATCCTTCGCTGAAGAATCTTCTTGCAATCAACTGTGCCAGTATGATATCGTCGATGTAACTCGCCAGTGTCTTCAAAACGTAGCTGACGCACTCTACATAACGCTGATGGATAACTTCAAGAAGCGCAATATTATGCTATTCCGTAAACACTCTTTACTGTTTCAACAATTACTAGCCGATCTCGATCAGCTTCTACTAACTAACAAGCGCTTTCTGCTAGGACCGTGGCTTGAATCAGCCAAATCGTTTGGCGAAACCAACCTCGAGCGCCACAAGTACGAGTATAATGCACGCATCCAGATCACTCTGTGGGGTCCCCAGGGACAGATTGTTGACTACGCCAACAAGCAGTGGGCCGGCATGGTGCAAGTCTTTTTCCTCGCACGGTGGCGTGTGTTTTTCAACGAGCTGGATCAAGCGCTCGTCTCGAACGGGACGATAAATGATTTGAAGATacgggaaaaaatatttcgtaccgttgagctaCCGTTCGTAACGGACAGAAAGAGGTACGCCACGCAACCGGTGGGGAATCCATTGGGCATTGCAAGAATATTGTACGAGCGGTGGACGAAAATTGTGCCGACTTTGAAGGAAGTACCAGTAAATCCTGCTCGTCGAAAATCGGAGAAACGCCGACGTAATAAATGGTTTGATTAA
- the LOC126559933 gene encoding uncharacterized protein LOC126559933, giving the protein MSATINRKRMRSCDSEGSFALQRKTFVNQQLIDQQDPNKMKRILAKTINLLFQGAKNHDKDLITNQQESLKAVRLLGGGEIDYDMNATSSWLGKKADRKCRQCDRWAIVHADCINCNLELCEYCGVNCNFCPEKICLNCVTIFECVSHDLPCCEQCKMFA; this is encoded by the exons ATGAGTGCAACCATCAATCGGAAGCGAATGCGGTCATGCGACAGTGAAGGATCCTTTGCTTTGCAGCGTAAAACGTTCGTCAATCAGCAGCTGATCGATCAGCAGGatccaaacaaaatgaaacgcaTTCTGG caaaaacaatcaatctaCTATTTCAAGGAGCCAAAAATCACGATAAAGATTTGATCACGAATCAGCAGGAATCGCTGAAGGCGGTTCGTTTGCTCGGGGGTGGAGAAATAGATTACGATATGAATGCT ACCTCATCATGGCTCGGGAAGAAAGCGGACCGAAAATGCCGCCAGTGCGATCGTTGGGCAATTGTACATGCCGATTGCATCAACTGCAACCTCGAATTGTGCGAGTACTGTGGCGTGAACTGCAACTTCTGTCCGGAAAAGATTTGTCTAAACTGTGTAACTATATT TGAATGTGTATCGCATGATTTGCCTTGCTGTGAACAGTGCAAAATGTTTGCCTAA